DNA sequence from the Streptomyces cinnabarinus genome:
CCCGTTCCACGGCGACCTCGGCCCCGCTCGCCTCGAATCTCCGCAACGGGACGCATTCCTTGAGCAGTTGCTGGAGCCGTTCGTCGCCGGGCAGCAGTGCGGCCATGTGCCGTACGGCGGTCAGCGTGGTGCCGTGCAGGGGCCGGACCGTGGCCTCCGGGAGGGTTTCGGCGAGCCGCTGCTCGAACTCGCGCCGCAGCAGGGTCTGTTCGCCGAGCAGGTTGGAGCCGACGAGCAACACCTCGTGGGGGCCGGTCAGTTCGGCGCGTTCGGCCACGGCGCGTGCCCCGGCGACCAGTTCCTGGGCCGCGTGCTCCACGATGCCCCGGGCGCACGCGTCGCCCTCCTCGGCGGCGCGCAGCACGAAGGGGGCGAAGGAGCCGACGAGCACCTTGGGTTCGTCGGAGCCGTAGACAAGATCGAACAGCTCGTCCTGGCCGACGTCCCGCCACTGCCGTACCGCCTGGGTCAGCCGGGTGCGCGGACCGCGTCCGTCGGTGTCCCGGACGGCGGCGCGCAGCCCTTGCAGGCCGATGTCGAAGCCGCCGCCCTCGTCGGCGAGGAGGTAGTCCTTGCCGGAGGCGCGGGCGGTGAGGCCCTTGGCGATGTTCACGGCGCTGAATCCGGTGCCGGTGCCGCAGATGACGACGACCCGGTCGGTGGCGTGTCCGTCGTGCACCAGCAGGGGGCCGATGTCATTGGTGACCCAGACGTCGGCGGCCTGGTGGAGCAGGGAGGAGGGCAGGTCCAGCAGTCCGGTGGCGAAGTCGTCGAGGGCGGTGCGGGTGGAGGCCGTGGACAGGCACAGCCAGGCCGAGTCCAGGGAGTCGACGTCCGCGGGCCGCCGCTGCCAGGCCGTCCGCATCAGGTCGTCGAGGTGGGCCAGGGCGCGGTCCCGTCCCACGCTGCGGGGGTTGCAGCTGGGTCCTTCGCACTGCACGCACGGCGTGTCGTCCCCGTCGCGCCACAGGGCGACGCGGGTCGTGGTGCCACCGCCGTCGACCAGGAGCCGGGCGGCGCTCACCGCTGGCCGGCGGTGGCTCGCGGGGGAAAGGTCCTCGCCTCGACGGCCAGCGCGTCGGTGGCCGCCCTGAACTCCTCGTGCGAGACCTCGTCGACGACCACGCACTCCCCGATCGAGACGGGGAGCACTTCGTTGAGCACGCCGTTGCGGATCCGGCGGATGACGTCGATCTCCGCCCAGGTGGCGGCCGTCTGGGAGGAGGGCAGGGCGACCTGGAGACCGCAGTGGTCGAGGCAGGCGAGGATGCGGTCCTTGGTCTGCGCGTCGCACAGTCCGCGGTGCCGGCTCATCATCGTGGCCAGGGCTATGCCCACGGCTATCGCCTCGCCGTGGCGGTACACCTCGAACCGGGTCGCCGCCTCCAGCGCGTGCCCGAAGGAGTGGCCCAGGTTGAGCAGCCGTACCAGGGACCGCTCGAAGGGGTCGTCCTTGAGCAGGTGCATCTTGTAGGTGGCGGCGTCGCGGGTGATGGCGGTGAGCGCGTCGATGTCGTAGGGGGTGCTCTGGTCGAGCTTCTCCAGTTTGTTGAAGAGCGGTTGGTGGAGGATGCCCACCTTCACCGCCTCGGCCAGTCCGCCCCGGATCTCGCGTGGGGGCAGGGTGCGCAGCAGTTCGGGGTCGATCAGGACGGCCGCCGGGTGGTAGAAGCCGCCGAGGAGGTTCTTGGAGCCGTTGTGGTCGATGCCCGTCTTGCCGCCGATGGCCGCGTCCAGCTGGGCCACCAGCGAGGTCGGGACATTGATGTACGGCAGCCCTCGCATGACGACCGACGCCACGAACCCGACGGAGTCGACCACCACACCCCCGCCCAGCGCCACCAGCACCGAGCGCCGCTTCACGCCCCGGCTGAGCAGCGCCTCGATCACGCTCTGGAGCACGGGCCAGGACTTGGATGCCTCCCCGGAGGGGATGATGATCGGCTCCGCCCGGACGCCGCTGTCGCGGAAGACGTCGAGGGTGCGCTGGAGCAGTACGTCGGCGACATCGGTGTCGGTGATGACGAACGTGGAGTCGGTCAGACCCAGCCGTTCGGTCAGCGCCGGCAGGGTGTCGAGCTTGCCCGGGCCGATGATCACCGGGTACGTGTCCTGGCGTGTCACCGCGACGGCGAGTGTTCCGTCGGGGTCCTCACGT
Encoded proteins:
- a CDS encoding 3-dehydroquinate synthase is translated as MPLGHGTLDLREDPDGTLAVAVTRQDTYPVIIGPGKLDTLPALTERLGLTDSTFVITDTDVADVLLQRTLDVFRDSGVRAEPIIIPSGEASKSWPVLQSVIEALLSRGVKRRSVLVALGGGVVVDSVGFVASVVMRGLPYINVPTSLVAQLDAAIGGKTGIDHNGSKNLLGGFYHPAAVLIDPELLRTLPPREIRGGLAEAVKVGILHQPLFNKLEKLDQSTPYDIDALTAITRDAATYKMHLLKDDPFERSLVRLLNLGHSFGHALEAATRFEVYRHGEAIAVGIALATMMSRHRGLCDAQTKDRILACLDHCGLQVALPSSQTAATWAEIDVIRRIRNGVLNEVLPVSIGECVVVDEVSHEEFRAATDALAVEARTFPPRATAGQR